CGAGAAATTATTACTGACATATATATCATATCAACAATTTTAGAAGAAAACGTGAAATTTATTCAATATATAGAAAAAATTAGGAAAAATTTTTTTCAATTAAGTATAGTTGAAGATTTGAATATTGGTTCAGTAAACAAAAAAATCATCAGAGCAAGAAAATTTAAACCAAAAATAATTCTTCTTATTAATGATGTATTATTTGAAAAAAATATGATTGAAATAAAATATTTTGATAAAAAATATTCAAAAATTATTCCAATGAAAGATATTATATTTTTTTTAAAAAGTTTCTTTTAAAAAATAAATTTTTATTTAACAAATTTTTAATTTTACTAATTTAATTATGCATTATAAGGATATTTATGTTAATCAAACAAAAATATGATAAAAATGACAAAATATGGAAAATTCTTCATAAAGAAAGAAAGAGACAAAACAATAGTTTAACTTTAATAGCTTCAGAAAATTATGCTAGTTATGAAGTAATGAAAGCGCAAGGATCTATTTTAACAAATAAGTATGCTGAAGGTTATCCAAATAAGAGATATTATGGAGGATGTAAATATGTAGATATTATAGAAAATATAGCTATTAATAGAGCAAAAGATTTATTTAAATCTGAATATGCTAATGTGCAACCACATTCTGGTTCACAAGCAAATTTTGCTGTTTACAATGCATTATTAGATCCTCGAGATAAAATATTAGGAATGAATTTATCTGATGGAGGTCATTTAACTCATGGATCATTAATAAATTTTTCAGGAAAATTATATAAATCTTTTTCATATAAATTAAATAGAAACGAAGAAATTGATTATTCAAAGTTGCGTGATTTAGCAAGAAAACATCATCCTAAAATGATAATAAGTGGGTTTTCTTCTTATTCTGGAATATGTAATTGGAAAAAATTAAGAGAAATATCTGATGAGATTGGTGCGTATTTAATAGCTGATATTTCTCATGTAGCAGGATTAATTGTATCTGGTTTATATCCAAGCCCAATAAATTATGCACATGTTGTAACAACAACAACGCATAAAACTTTATCTGGTCCGAGAGGAGGATTAATTTTATCTAATGAAGGTGATAAAATTTTATATGATAAGTTAAATAAATCCGTTTTTCCTGGGTCACAGGGTGGACCTTTAATGCATGTAATCGCAGGAAAAGCAATCGCTTTTAAAGAAGCTATGAAGAAAAGCTTTATAAAATATCAAAAACAAATATTAATAAATGCAAAAGTTATGTCACAATATTTTTTAAAAAAAAATTTTAAAATAATTTCTAATAATACATATAATCATTTATTTGTATTAAATTTAACAAATAAAGGAATAACAGGAAAAGAAGCGGAAAAATTTTTAGGTTTATCGAATCTTGTAGTAAATAAAAACTCTATTCCTAAAGATCTACAAAATCCCTTTGTAACTTCAGGAATTAGAATAGGAACTCCTGCTGTTACACGTCGTGGATTAAAAGAAAAGGAATGTGAGAAAATTGCTTATTGGATTACTATATTATTAAATAATTTTAAAGATTATAAAAAAAGTATAAAAATTAAAAAAGAAGTTCTTAAAATGTGTGATTTATATCCTATTTATACTGATTTATAAAAATTTTATAAATAAAAATTTATTTAATTTTTAATTTTAAAAATTTTTTACTATAGAATCAATCGTGAGAATTTTTTTTGAATTTTTTTCTTTCTTTCTTTTTTTTTTTTTTTTTTTTTTTTGATTTTTTTTGTTAAACTTAATTTAATATTTGATTTAAAAAATATATTTTTATTAAGTTTAACATGATCTTTATTTCAATCATAATATAAAT
Above is a window of Buchnera aphidicola (Sipha maydis) DNA encoding:
- the glyA gene encoding serine hydroxymethyltransferase; the protein is MLIKQKYDKNDKIWKILHKERKRQNNSLTLIASENYASYEVMKAQGSILTNKYAEGYPNKRYYGGCKYVDIIENIAINRAKDLFKSEYANVQPHSGSQANFAVYNALLDPRDKILGMNLSDGGHLTHGSLINFSGKLYKSFSYKLNRNEEIDYSKLRDLARKHHPKMIISGFSSYSGICNWKKLREISDEIGAYLIADISHVAGLIVSGLYPSPINYAHVVTTTTHKTLSGPRGGLILSNEGDKILYDKLNKSVFPGSQGGPLMHVIAGKAIAFKEAMKKSFIKYQKQILINAKVMSQYFLKKNFKIISNNTYNHLFVLNLTNKGITGKEAEKFLGLSNLVVNKNSIPKDLQNPFVTSGIRIGTPAVTRRGLKEKECEKIAYWITILLNNFKDYKKSIKIKKEVLKMCDLYPIYTDL